In one Arachis duranensis cultivar V14167 chromosome 9, aradu.V14167.gnm2.J7QH, whole genome shotgun sequence genomic region, the following are encoded:
- the LOC107464441 gene encoding pentatricopeptide repeat-containing protein At4g11690: MCHSYEALVLIQKMVKVPPTKALSLFNSLNHHHTPQSISFILNHLLSSAMLSHAHSLLLCLISGRISSPFFSPSSLMHQLTHTQFIHNSTHTLLYEAIINAYVHSHLPDQALCFLNHMVCNAHFPTSNTFNNLLILLLRSNCFGKAWLLFNEMKGKVAMDVYSFGIMIKGCCEVGDLIKSFRLLALLIRMGFSPNVVLYTTLIDGCCKIGDVHLAKKLFCKMEGLGLVPNQHTYSVLINGFFKHGLQKEAFLMYENMKQRGTVPNVYAYNCIIKEYCKDGNVDKAFKVFDEMREKGVAYGIVTYNILIDGLCRLKKLQEAVKLVDKVHLVGLTPNLVTYNTLINGFCGIGKMDTAVRLFNQSKAIGLSPSLVTYNTLIAGYCKIGNLDRALNMVKEMEERSIAPSEVTYTILIDAFVQLNHMDKAFEIQSLMEKSGLNLDVFTCSILLHGFCMNGNMKEASKLFKSLGELRLEPNSVIYNIMIHGYCKEESSYRALRLLKEMIDNGMVPNLASFCSTIGLLCKEGKWKEAEFLIQKMINSGLEPSVSLYNMIYRAKSEVLVQ; this comes from the coding sequence ATGTGTCATAGTTACGAAGCTCTGGTTCTAATTCAAAAAATGGTGAAAGTGCCTCCAACAAAAGCACTTTCTTTGTTCAATTCTTTAAACCATCACCACACCCCTCAATCTATTTCCTTCATTCTTAACCATCTTCTCTCCTCTGCCATGCTCTCCCATGCCCATTCGCTTCTCCTCTGCCTTATCTCCGGCAGAATCtcctctcctttcttctctccATCATCACTCATGCACCAACTCACACACACCCAGTTCATTCATAATTCAACACATACTCTTCTCTACGAGGCAATCATTAATGCCTATGTTCATTCTCACTTACCTGATCAAGCTCTCTGTTTCCTCAACCACATGGTTTGTAACGCCCATTTTCCCACATCAAACACCTTTAATAACCTTTTGATCTTGCTCCTTAGATCTAATTGTTTTGGTAAAGCATGGCTGCTTTTCAATGAAATGAAGGGTAAGGTTGCTATGGATGTCTACAGTTTCGGGATTATGATCAAGGGTTGCTGTGAAGTTGGTGACTTGATCAAGAGTTTTCGGCTTTTGGCTTTGTTGATTCGCATGGGTTTCTCTCCAAATGTTGTCTTATACACTACCTTGATTGATGGTTGTTGCAAGATTGGTGATGTTCACTTGGCAAAGAAGTTGTTTTGTAAGATGGAGGGGTTGGGCTTAGTTCCCAATCAGCACACTTATAGTGTATTGATAAACGGGTTCTTCAAGCATGGCCTTCAAAAGGAAGCATTTCTAATGTATGAAAATATGAAGCAGAGAGGAACGGTGCCCAATGTTTATGCTTACAATTGTATCATCAAAGAATATTGTAAGGATGGGAATGTAGATAAGGCTTTTAAGGTGTTCGATGAAATGCGTGAGAAAGGTGTGGCATATGGTATTGTAACGTATAATATTTTGATTGATGGGTTGTGCAGATTGAAGAAGCTTCAGGAAGCAGTAAAGTTGGTTGATAAAGTGCATCTTGTTGGCTTAACTCCTAATTTAGTTACATATAATACACTAATCAATGGTTTTTGTGGCATTGGAAAGATGGACACTGCTGTTAGATTATTTAATCAATCAAAGGCAATTGGACTATCGCCATCATTGGTGACCTACAATACGTTGATTGCAGGGTATTGTAAGATTGGAAATTTGGATAGAGCTCTTAACATGGTCAAGGAAATGGAGGAGAGAAGCATCGCTCCTTCCGAAGTGACTTATACGATCCTTATTGATGCTTTTGTACAATTAAATCATATGGACAAAGCATTTGAAATACAGTCTTTAATGGAGAAGTCTGGTTTGAATTTAGATGTTTTTACATGTAGTATCCTTTTGCATGGGTTTTGTATGAACGGTAATATGAAAGAAGCATCAAAGCTCTTCAAATCATTGGGTGAGCTGCGCTTGGAACCAAACAGTGTCATTTATAATATCATGATTCATGGTTATTGCAAAGAAGAAAGCTCTTACAGGGCTCTTAGATTACTCAAAGAAATGATTGACAATGGAATGGTTCCAAATTTGGCTAGCTTTTGTTCAACCATAGGGCTTCTTTGCAAGGAAGGAAAGTGGAAGGAAGCGGAGTTTCTCATACAGAAGATGATAAATTCAGGATTGGAGCCCTCAGTTTCTTTGTACAATATGATTTATCGAGCCAAAAGTGAAGTTCTGGTACAATAG
- the LOC107464526 gene encoding mavicyanin, whose translation MAKAIALVGSSFLILLLASQTVFATDYTVGDASGWTNFGVDYKTWASGKTFKVGDTLTFNYDTSTHQVAEVSESDYGSCSSSNAIKTYSDGKTKITLSKAGSYYFLCPTAGHCSSGMKLQVTASGSSGGSPPSSGSSSKSPSGSPSTPSTTPATPSSPAPKDNAAVGVSSGVTQFIGALLASALVLGFVF comes from the exons aTGGCTAAAGCTATAGCATTGGTTGGTTCTTCATTCTTGATTTTGTTGTTGGCTTCTCAAACTGTTTTTGCAACGGATTACACTGTTGGAGATGCTTCTGGATGGACTAACTTTGGTGTTGATTACAAAACCTGGGCCAGTGGAAAaacattcaaagttggtgataCTCTAA CTTTCAACTATGACACAAGCACCCACCAAGTGGCCGAAGTGAGCGAAAGCGACTACGGTAGCTGCAGTTCAAGCAACGCAATCAAAACCTACAGCGATGGCAAAACCAAGATCACACTTTCCAAGGCAGGCAGTTACTACTTCTTGTGCCCAACAGCTGGTCACTGCTCTAGTGGCATGAAACTTCAAGTAACTGCTTCTGGTTCTTCTGGTGGGTCCCCTCCTTCAAGTGGGTCCTCATCCAAGTCCCCAAGTGGGTCCCCTTCTACTCCCTCAACTACACCAGCTACTCCTTCTTCACCTGCACCCAAAGATAACGCTGCAGTTGGTGTTTCTAGTGGCGTTACTCAATTCATTGGGGCTTTGCTTGCTTCTGCTCTTGTTTTGGGATTTGTGTTCTAG